Proteins encoded in a region of the Vicia villosa cultivar HV-30 ecotype Madison, WI unplaced genomic scaffold, Vvil1.0 ctg.000587F_1_1, whole genome shotgun sequence genome:
- the LOC131629629 gene encoding probable membrane-associated kinase regulator 4 → MAASETFLACDPSDDDYIDMEVSSYSNFFNHHSEKSREFEFQMSSVVQEKEPTTSPADELFYKGKLLPLHLPPRLQMVEKLLQNPHKTYEEEKYIFEEYYSTPLATTAFTTPVTGTPFESCNISPSDSCQVSRELNAEEYYSLGYQPTDISGFVIENQKKSWTKKLKQSSLGSKLKASRAYLKSLFGKSGCSYENYVTSSTKVADEGSVSKAREIMNKHVQGANKNPYGQIQRHRYQSSISVMREFKEKSSEDGSNHHRRSFSVGIKLLSGNKSSSSSSSFSVSNKLYGCHQTPQLLKRCSSTSSEIENSIQGAIAYCKKSQQMLS, encoded by the coding sequence ATGGCAGCTTCAGAAACATTCTTAGCATGTGACCCTTCAGATGATGATTACATTGACATGGAAGTTAGTTCATATTCCAACTTCTTCAATCATCATTCTGAAAAATCTAGAGAATTTGAGTTCCAAATGTCCTCTGTTGTTCAAGAGAAGGAGCCGACAACTTCTCCGGCTGACGAGCTTTTCTACAAAGGAAAACTTCTCCCTCTTCATCTCCCGCCTCGGTTGCAAATGGTcgaaaaacttcttcaaaaccctCACAAAActtatgaagaagaaaaatacATCTTCGAAGAGTACTACAGCACACCATTAGCAACTACTGCTTTTACAACACCAGTTACCGGTACGCCATTTGAGTCCTGCAATATCTCACCGTCGGATTCTTGTCAAGTTAGCCGAGAGCTAAATGCTGAAGAGTATTATAGCCTCGGCTACCAACCAACAGATATAAGCGGATTCGTTATCGAAAACCAGAAGAAGTCGTGGACAAAGAAGCTGAAACAGTCTTCTTTAGGTTCAAAGTTGAAGGCTTCAAGAGCTTATCTTAAGTCTTTGTTTGGAAAATCTGGTTGTTCATATGAAAACTATGTAACATCATCAACAAAAGTTGCTGATGAAGGTTCTGTTTCAAAAGCAAGGGAAATTATGAATAAGCATGTTCAAGGAGCAAATAAAAATCCATATGGCCAAATTCAGAGGCATAGATATCAGTCTTCAATTTCTGTTATGAGAGAATTCAAAGAAAAGAGCAGTGAGGATGGAAGTAATCATCACAGAAGGTCATTTTCTGTTGGAATCAagcttctttctggaaacaaaTCATCATCGAGTTCGTCGTCATTTTCAGTTTCAAACAAACTATATGGATGTCATCAAACTCCCCAGCTTCTCAAAAGATGCAGCAGTACAAGTTCTGAGATAGAGAATTCAATCCAAGGAGCAATTGCATACTGCAAAAAGTCTCAGCAAATGTTATCTTGA
- the LOC131629628 gene encoding uncharacterized protein LOC131629628, protein MSNWLRSAVNKAVEASNKNNLTNTVKKYADTVVQHAGQAVAEGAKILQDRIAARNYRSVAQTVKRLEEAAISHRGPERVQLLRRWLVVLKEIENLSGALAEGKEKTLEQHLVVEEIKENPQRPSLILYYDSDVGGEPLNFRDVFLQSQALEGITLSMIIEAPNEEEVSLLLEMFGLCLTGGIEVHNAIVSSLQDLATAFSSYQDEVLVKREELLQFAQRAITGLKINSDHARIDAEASSFRKSLIEITTSQGLVNKDDYNAAEERQATLEALRVALGQIRICSKLEGLLLKKKNISNGDSPEVHAQKVDKLKVLTESLVNSAAKAEKRISDNRQQKEEALKVRVTKSGETSEKEKELTAEISELQQKKEDLETELKKVNTSLAAAQARLWNAREEREQFEEANNQIVEHLKIKEDELTKSISSCRVESDVIKTWINFLEDTWVLQQSNTEIHEKQVNDELERHEDYFVNLVIQLLTTYQKELEPCINHIQTFVVNLKNLSQRLEMTPSADTEESKLLSPRRNLEEEYLTYEAKIITTFSVVDNMKQQFYAQQGNITRKDEEKVKDLFDAIEKLRIKFESIERPILEIESPPVKTETLPSEKKSDGTPSPSASVQGTEFSKTETDEQPKSPSVKSDQVLDHEAELAQLESEFGKVSTTQDYSTEEINDWEFDELEREFTSGSTK, encoded by the exons ATGTCGAATTGGCTAAGATCTGCGGTCAACAAAGCCGTCGAGGCCAGCAACAAGAACAATCTCACCAATACCGTTAAGAAATACGCCGACACCGTCGTCCAACACGCCGGACAAGCCGTTGCTGAAGGCGCCAAAATCCTTCAGGATCGCATT GCAGCTAGGAATTATAGAAGTGTTGCACAGACAGTTAAAAGATTGGAAGAAGCTGCTATTTCGCATAGGGGACCTGAGAGAGTACAGTTGCTTAGGAGATGGCTTGTTGTCCTTAAAGAGATTGAGAATTTGTCTGGAGCATTGGCTGAAGGTAAAGAGAAGACTCTCGAGCAGCACCTTGTCGTTGAAGAAATAAAGGAGAACCCACAAAGACCTTCTCTG ATTCTTTATTATGATTCTGATGTTGGAGGAGAACCTCTAAATTTTCGCGATGTCTTTCTTCAAAGTCAGGCACTGGAGGGTATAACACTATCAATG ATTATTGAAGCTCCAAACGAGGAAGAGGTTTCCCTTCTCCTGGAGATGTTTGG GCTTTGTCTTACTGGGGGAATAGAAGTTCATAATGCCATAGTAAGCAGCTTACAAGATTTGGCAACAGCTTTTTCAAGCTACCAAGATGAAGTATTG GTGAAGCGTGAGGAATTGCTTCAGTTTGCGCAACGCGCCATCACTGGGTTGAAAATCAATTCCGATCATGCAAG AATAGATGCTGAAGCCTCTAGTTTTAGAAAGAGTCTCATTGAGATAACAACTTCACAGGGGCTTGTAAATAAAGATGATTATAATGCTGCTGAGGAAAGGCAAGCAACCCTAGAG GCTTTAAGAGTTGCACTAGGACAGATTAGAATTTGCTCCAAACTGGAAGGATTGTTGCTGAAGAAGAAAAATATAAGCAATGGAGATTCTCCTGAGGTTCATGCCCAAAAG GTTGACAAGCTGAAAGTCTTAACGGAGTCTCTTGTTAACTCTGCTGCAAAAGCTGAAAAGCGTATATCTGACAACAG ACAACAAAAAGAGGAGGCATTAAAAGTTCGTGTGACTAAAAGTGGTGAAACTAGTGAAAAGGAGAAG GAACTGACAGCTGAGATATCTGAACTCCAACAGAAAAAAGAAGATCTAGAAACTGAATTGAAAAAG GTTAATACTTCTTTGGCTGCTGCTCAAGCACGTTTATGGAATGCGAGGGAAGAGAGGGAGCAGTTCGAGGAAGCAAACAATCAGATAGTTGAACACCTGAAGATAAAG GAAGATGAACTTACAAAATCAATTAGCTCATGTCGGGTTGAATCAGATGTCATCAAAACCTGGATTAACTTTCTGGAAGATACCTGGGTTCTCCAGCAGTCAAATACAGAAATCCATGAGAAGCAGGTCAA TGATGAATTGGAGAGACATGAGGACTATTTTGTGAACTTGGTCATTCAACTTCTTACTACTTACCAG AAAGAGTTAGAGCCTTGTATTAACCATATCCAAACATTTGTTGTGAACCTCAAGAATTTGAGTCAGag GTTAGAAATGACGCCCAGTGCAGATACTGAGGAGTCAAAATTATTAAGTCCAAGGAGAAATCTCGAGGAGGAATATTTGACCTATGAAGCCAAG ATTATTACCACTTTCAGTGTAGTGGATAACATGAAACAACAGTTTTATGCTCAACAGGGGAATATTACCAG GAAAGATGAAGAGAAAGTCAAAGACCTTTTTGATGCCATTGAAAAGTTACGAATTAAATTTGAGTCTATAGAGAGACCAATTCTTGAAATAGAGAGCCCACCTGTAAAGACCGAAACATTGCCATCTGAGAAAAAATCAGATGGTACTCCTTCACCTTCTGCTTCAGTTCAAGGTACCGAGTTTTCAAAGACAGAAACAGATGAACAACCAAAATCCCCTTCAGTTAAATCAGATCAGGTATTGGACCATGAAGCTGAATTAGCCCAGCTGGAATCTGAGTTTGGAAAGGTTAGTACTACTCAAGATTACTCAACGGAGGAAATTAATGATTGGGAATTCGATGAGCTTGAAAGAGAATTTACATCTGGTAGCACCAAGTGA
- the LOC131629630 gene encoding ankyrin repeat-containing protein ITN1-like, whose translation MPSNFNLPGGSQNQTETMTPTQNPLSEISPSPSPSSATAPALVLSNSGKRIDQAGKKKYVKQVTGRHNDTELHLAAQRGDVGAVRQILLDIDSQIMGNLSGDDVDLNAEIAEVRALVVNEENELGETALFTAAEKGHLDVVKELLKHSTLQTVAKKNRSGFDPLHIAASQGHHAIVQVLLDYDPSLSKTIGPSNSTPLITAATRGHVEVVNELLSKDGSLLEIARSNGKNALHLAARPGHIEIVKALLSKDPQLARRTDKKGQTALHMAVKGQSCDVVKLLLEADAAIVMLPDKFGNTALHVATRKKRVEIVNELLLLPDTNVNALTRDHKTALDIAENLPLSEESSDIKDVLSRYGALRANELNQPRDELRKTVTQIKKDVHTQLEQTRRTNKNVHNISKELRKLHREGINNATNSVTVVAVLFATVAFAAIFTVPGGDNDDGSGVVAGYSSFKIFFIFNAIALFTSLAVVVVQITLVRGETKAEKRVVEVINKLMWLASVCTSVAFIASSYIVVGRNNRWAAILVTVVGGVIISGVLGTMTYYVVRSKRTRSMRKKEKQQARRSGSNSWHHSEFSNSEVDRIYAL comes from the exons ATGCCCTCCAATTTCAACCTACCag GAGGATCACAAAATCAAACTGAAACCATGACTCCAACACAAAACCCCCTTTCCGAAATATCCCCGTCGCCATCTCCGTCATCCGCAACAGCTCCCGCTCTAGTCCTATCAAACTCCGGCAAACGGATCGACCAAGCCGGAAAGAAGAAGTACGTGAAGCAAGTGACCGGCCGTCACAACGACACCGAACTTCACCTGGCGGCTCAGAGGGGTGATGTTGGTGCTGTGAGACAGATCCTTCTGGATATTGATTCTCAGATAATGGGAAATTTGAGTGGGGATGATGTTGATCTTAACGCTGAGATTGCGGAGGTTCGTGCTTTGGTTGTTAATGAGGAGAATGAACTTGGTGAGACAGCTTTGTTTACTGCTGCTGAAAAGGGACACCTTGATGTTGTTAAGGAGTTGTTGAAGCATTCGACGCTTCAAACCGTTGCGAAAAAGAATCGATCTGGGTTTGATCCCTTGCATATTGCTGCTAGTCAAGGACATCATG CCATTGTTCAGGTTTTACTAGACTATGATCCAAGCTTAAGCAAAACCATTGGTCCATCCAATTCAACTCCACTTATAACAGCCGCGACGAGAGGGCACGTCGAAGTGGTGAATGAGCTTCTGTCGAAGGATGGCAGCTTGTTGGAAATAGCAAGATCTAATGGAAAGAATGCATTGCATTTAGCTGCTCGTCCGGGTCATATAGAAATCGTGAAAGCTTTGCTTAGTAAAGACCCTCAGTTGGCTCGAAGGACTGACAAGAAAGGGCAAACTGCTTTGCATATGGCTGTAAAAGGACAGAGCTGTGACGTGGTGAAGTTGCTTCTTGAAGCAGATGCTGCTATTGTTATGCTTCCAGACAAATTCGGTAACACCGCATTACACGTGGCAACTAGGAAAAAACGAGTCGAG ATAGTGAATGAGTTGTTACTCCTGCCAGACACTAACGTAAATGCACTAACGCGAGACCACAAAACAGCCCTGGACATTGCTGAAAATCTTCCTCTCTCTGAAGAGTCATCAGATATAAAAGACGTCCTTTCTCGGTACGGGGCACTTAGAGCCAACGAGCTTAACCAACCGAGGGACGAACTGAGGAAAACCGTTACACAAATTAAGAAAGATGTTCACACTCAGCTGGAGCAAACCAGAAGAACGAACAAAAATGTTCATAATATTTCCAAAGAGCTAAGGAAACTCCACAGGGAAGGAATTAACAATGCTACAAACTCAGTGACAGTGGTGGCCGTGTTGTTTGCTACAGTTGCTTTTGCTGCTATATTCACCGTACCTGGCGGGGATAACGACGATGGTTCAGGAGTGGTAGCAGGCTATTCTTCATTTAAAATTTTCTTCATATTCAACGCAATAGCGCTTTTCACTTCTTTGGCTGTTGTGGTGGTTCAAATCACCTTGGTTAGAGGTGAAACAAAAGCAGAGAAAAGGGTGGTGGAAGTGATTAACAAGCTCATGTGGTTGGCTTCTGTTTGCACCTCTGTAGCATTTATTGCCTCTTCGTACATAGTTGTGGGTCGGAATAACCGGTGGGCTGCAATTCTGGTCACAGTAGTTGGAGGAGTTATAATATCGGGAGTTCTCGGCACTATGACTTACTATGTAGTGAGGTCTAAGAGAACAAGATCGATGAGGAAGAAAGAGAAGCAACAAGCTAGGAGAAGTGGATCTAACTCATGGCATCATTCTGAATTCTCTAATTCCGAGGTTGATCGAATTTACGCACTTTGA